In Erigeron canadensis isolate Cc75 chromosome 1, C_canadensis_v1, whole genome shotgun sequence, a single window of DNA contains:
- the LOC122600353 gene encoding phospholipid-transporting ATPase 3-like isoform X1, producing the protein MTTGGGRESSSSPLVVDRSISSNTIRLGRVQPQAPGHRTVFCNDREANHLAKFKGNGVSTTKYNVATFLPKGLYEQFRRVANLYFLTISCLSFTPVSPVSPITNVIPLSLVLFVSLVKEAFEDWKRLQNDMTINNSSIEVLQEQRWETIPWKKLQVGDVVRVRQDGFFPADLLLLASTNPDGVCYTETANLDGETNLKIRKALEKTWDYVAPEKASEFKGEIQCEQPNNSLYTFTGNLILQKQTLPLGPNQILLRGCSLRNTEYIVGTVIFTGHETKVMMNAMNVPSKRSTLERKLDKVIATLFGVLLSLCLIGAIGSAVFVNNKYHYLELWINGDSQQFNPSNRFVVFVLSIFTLITLYSPIIPISLYVSIEMIKFIQSTKFINNDLRMYHSETNTPALARTSNLNEELGQVEYIFSDKTGTLTRNLMEFFKCSIGGEMYGTGVTEIEMGAARRNGVNVRELQKPSRTAREKGFNFDDPRLMLGAWRNEPNPDMCKEFFRCLAICHTVLPEGEESPEKLRYQAASPDEAALVTAAKNFGFFFYRRTPTTIYVRESHVEKMGKVQDVKYEILNVLEFNSTRKRQSVVCRYPDGRLVLYCKGADTVIYERLASGNDDLKKTSREQLEQYGEAGLRTLCLAYRDLSPDMYESWNEKYIQSKSSLRDRERKMDEVAELIEKELTLIGCTAIEDKLQEGVPSCIETLARAGIKIWVLTGDKLETAINIAYACKLINNDMKQFVISSETDAIREVESRGDQVEIAQFLRETVKNELHKCHQEAQSIIHGSTGQKLSLLIDGKCLMYALDPSLRSTLLSLSLSCNSVVCCRVSPLQKAQVTRLVRKGANKITLSIGDGANDVGMIQAAHVGVGISGLEGMQAVMASDFAIAQFRFLTDLLLVHGRWSYMRLCKVHLYFSILKFYSVFSPFTSCTCFFLLQVVSYFFYKNLTFTLTQFWYTFQTGYSGQRFYDDWFQSLYNVIFTALPVIIVGLLDKDVSASLSKKYPQLYKEGIDDAFFNWKVVGTLACFSVYQSVIVYNFAIASSTTGLNSDGKVLGLWDISTAAFTCLVITVNLRLLMMCNTVTRWHSISIGGSILAWFLFIFIYSLVFVDKGTYFTIYLLMSTPYFYVIAVLVPIVALLCDFLYQGAQRWFYPYDYQIVQEIHRHEPEPIGAGLLEVGNQLTPEEERRYAFALLPRERSRHTGFAFDSPGYESFFATQQGVTAPQKPWDVIRRASMKPKTRSPRASKS; encoded by the exons ATGACGACGGGGGGAGGGAGAGAGTCGTCGTCTTCGCCGCTGGTTGTTGATAGGAGCATCTCGTCAAACACCATACGACTTGGTCGTGTTCAACCACAAGCGCCTGGTCATCGCACCGTTTTCTGCAACGATCGTGAAGCCAATCACCTCGCCAAATTCAAG GGAAATGGTGTATCAACAACAAAGTACAATGTTGCTACCTTTTTACCAAAGGGGCTCTATGAGCAG TTTAGGAGGGTGGCTAACCTATACTTTCTTACGATCTCTTGTTTATCATTTACACCTGTCAG TCCTGTTAGTCCAATTACAAATGTGATCCCGCTAAGTCTTGTGCTTTTTGTCTCTCTTGTCAAGGAAGCTTTTGAGGACTGG AAGCGTCTCCAAAATGATATGACAATAAACAATTCTTCTATTGAGGTGCTGCAAGAACAAAGGTGGGAAACCATTCCTTGGAAGAAGCTGCAGGTTGGGGATGTTGTTAGA GTGCGGCAGGACGGGTTTTTTCCAGCTGATTTGCTACTCCTTGCAAGTACAAACCCTGATGGTGTTTGCTATACCGAG ACTGCAAATCTGGATGGTGAAACAAACCTTAAAATTAGGAAAGCTTTGGAGAAGACATGGGATTACGTCGCTCCTGAGAAAGCCTCAGAGTTTAAAg gtgaaatacAATGTGAACAACCGAACAATTCCCTCTATACATTTACCGGAAATTTGATACTCCAAAAGCAAACTTTACCCCTTGGTCCAAATCAAATTTTGTTGCGA GGCTGCAGTTTACGTAACACAGAGTACATTGTTGGGACTGTAATATTTACTGGACATGAGACTAAg GTAATGATGAATGCCATGAATGTTCCTTCAAAACGAAGTACGCTAGAGCGGAAACTTGACAAAGTAATAGCCACGCTTTTTGGTGTTCTTCTCTCCTTGTGTTTGATTGGGGCCATTGGCAG TGCTGTATTCGTAAATAACAAATATCACTACTTGGAGCTCTGGATTAATGGGGACTCTCAACAGTTCAATCCTAGCAACAGATTTGTG GTTTTTGTTCTTAGTATCTTTACCCTCATCACTCTGTATTCACCGATCATTCCAATATCTCTTTATGTTTCTATTGAG ATGATCAAATTCATCCAGTCAACTAAGTTTATAAACAATGACTTACGCATGTATCATAGTGAGACCAATACCCCTGCATTAGCACGCACATCAAATCTGAACGAGGAACTTGGCCAG GTGGAGTATATTTTCTCTGATAAAACTGGAACTCTGACCAGAAATTTGATGGAGTTCTTTAAATGTTCAATTGGTGGAGAAATGTATGGAACTGGTGTGACTGAAATAGAAATGGGAGCTGCAAGGAGGAATGGTGTTAATGTTAGGGAG TTGCAGAAACCGTCTCGTACAGCACGTGAAAAGggttttaattttgatgatcCCAGGCTTATGCTTGGTGCTTGGAGGAATGAACCTAATCCGGATATGTGCAAG GAATTTTTCAGATGCCTTGCTATATGCCATACCGTACTCCCCGAAGGTGAAGAGTCCCCAGAAAAACTTCGATATCAAGCTGCATCTCCAGATGAGGCTGCATTAGTTACAGCAGCAAAGAACTTTGGCTTCTTCTTCTACAG GCGTACACCTACTACGATCTATGTGCGTGAATCACATGTTGAAAAAATGGGGAAAGTTCAAGATGTGAAATAtgaaattttgaatgttcttgaGTTTAATAG TACAAGGAAACGTCAGTCTGTTGTATGTCGTTACCCAGATGGAAGGCTTGTACTATATTGCAAG GGAGCTGATACTGTAATTTATGAGAGATTGGCCAGCGGAAATGATGATTTAAAGAAAACTAGCAGGGAGCAGTTGGAGCAATATGGAGAAGCTGGATTGAGAACTCTTTGTTTGGCCTACAGGGATCTAAGTCCAGACATGTATGAAAGTTGGAACGAGAAATATATTCAGTCAAAATCTTCTTTACGTGACCGTGAAAGAAAAATGGACGAG GTGGCAGAACTCATAGAGAAGGAATTGACTTTGATCGGATGCACCGCTATAGAAGACAAGCTTCAAGAAGGGGTACCGTCCTGCATAGAAACACTTGCTAGAGCTGGAATCAAGATTTGGGTGCTTACAGGGGACAAATTGGAAACTGCAATAAATATCGCTTATG CTTGCAAGTTAATTAACAATGACATGAAACAGTTTGTTATCAGTTCAGAAACTGATGCGATCAGAGAGGTTGAAAGCAGA GGTGACCAAGTGGAAATTGCCCAGTTTTTAAGAGAAACGGTGAAAAATGAGCTTCACAAGTGCCATCAAGAAGCACAAAGTATCATTCATGGCTCAACTGGACAGAAGTTGTCCCTTCTGATAGATGGGAAGTGTTTGATGTATGCTTTAGACCCAAGTTTGCGGTCTACATTGCTTAGTTTGAGCTTAAGTTGCAATTCAGTGGTCTGCTGCCGTGTTTCTCCTTTACAGAAAGCACAG GTTACAAGACTGGTGAGAAAAGGTGCGAATAAGATAACTCTAAGTATTGGTGATGGTGCTAATGATGTCGGCATGATTCAAGCAGCTCATGTTGGAGTTGGAATAAGTGGTCTGGAAGGGATGCAGGCGGTGATGGCCAGCGATTTTGCTATTGCTCAGTTCCGATTTCTAACAGATCTACTCCTTGTGCATGGACGATGGTCATATATGAGACTATGCAAGGttcatctttatttttcaaTCCTGAAATTTTACTCTGTTTTTTCTCCGTTCACTTCATGcacttgtttttttttgctGCAGGTTGTTTCATACTTCTTTTACAAGAACCTTACGTTCACTTTGACTCAATTTTGGTACACTTTCCAAACTGGCTACTCTGGTCAACGGTTTTATGATGATTGGTTCCAATCTCTGTATAATGTTATTTTCACTGCCCTGCCTGTTATCATTGTTGGACTGCTTGACAAG GACGTGAGTGCATCACTTTCAAAGAAGTATCCACAGTTATATAAAGAGGGAATAGACGATGCCTTCTTTAATTGGAAAGTTGTGGGTACTTTAGCTTGCTTTTCAGTTTATCAATCGGTTATTGTATATAACTTTGCGATCGCTTCCAGTACGACTGGTTTAAACTCAGATGGAAAGGTATTAGGGCTGTGGGATATTAGCACGGCGGCATTCACATGTCTTGTGATAACTGTCAATTTGCGTCTTCTTATGATGTGCAACACAGTTACAAGGTGGCACAGTATAAGTATTGGAGGCAGCATTCTAGCATGGTTCTTGTTCATCTTCATTTACTCTCTTGTTTTTGTAGATAAG GGGACTTATTTCACCATATACTTACTAATGAGCACCCCGTACTTCTATGTGATAGCCGTTCTTGTTCCCATTGTTGCACTTCTGTGTGACTTTTTATACCAGGG GGCTCAGAGATGGTTCTACCCATATGATTACCAAATTGTTCAGGAAATCCACAGACACGAGCCAGAGCCCATTGGTGCAGGATTACTGGAGGTTGGGAACCAGCTGACccctgaagaggaaaggaggtATGCCTTTGCACTACTCCCAAGGGAACGGTCAAGACATACGGGTTTCGCTTTTGACTCGCCTGGGTATGAGTCGTTTTTCGCTACACAGCAGGGAGTTACTGCACCTCAGAAGCCTTGGGATGTCATTCGACGAGCCAGCATGAAACCGAAAACTAGGTCACCTCGAGCCAGTAAGTCATAG
- the LOC122600353 gene encoding phospholipid-transporting ATPase 3-like isoform X2: MTTGGGRESSSSPLVVDRSISSNTIRLGRVQPQAPGHRTVFCNDREANHLAKFKGNGVSTTKYNVATFLPKGLYEQFRRVANLYFLTISCLSFTPVSPVSPITNVIPLSLVLFVSLVKEAFEDWKRLQNDMTINNSSIEVLQEQRWETIPWKKLQVGDVVRVRQDGFFPADLLLLASTNPDGVCYTETANLDGETNLKIRKALEKTWDYVAPEKASEFKGEIQCEQPNNSLYTFTGNLILQKQTLPLGPNQILLRGCSLRNTEYIVGTVIFTGHETKVMMNAMNVPSKRSTLERKLDKVIATLFGVLLSLCLIGAIGSAVFVNNKYHYLELWINGDSQQFNPSNRFVVFVLSIFTLITLYSPIIPISLYVSIEMIKFIQSTKFINNDLRMYHSETNTPALARTSNLNEELGQVEYIFSDKTGTLTRNLMEFFKCSIGGEMYGTGVTEIEMGAARRNGVNVRELQKPSRTAREKGFNFDDPRLMLGAWRNEPNPDMCKEFFRCLAICHTVLPEGEESPEKLRYQAASPDEAALVTAAKNFGFFFYRRTPTTIYVRESHVEKMGKVQDVKYEILNVLEFNSTRKRQSVVCRYPDGRLVLYCKGADTVIYERLASGNDDLKKTSREQLEQYGEAGLRTLCLAYRDLSPDMYESWNEKYIQSKSSLRDRERKMDEVAELIEKELTLIGCTAIEDKLQEGVPSCIETLARAGIKIWVLTGDKLETAINIAYACKLINNDMKQFVISSETDAIREVESRGDQVEIAQFLRETVKNELHKCHQEAQSIIHGSTGQKLSLLIDGKCLMYALDPSLRSTLLSLSLSCNSVVCCRVSPLQKAQVTRLVRKGANKITLSIGDGANDVGMIQAAHVGVGISGLEGMQAVMASDFAIAQFRFLTDLLLVHGRWSYMRLCKVVSYFFYKNLTFTLTQFWYTFQTGYSGQRFYDDWFQSLYNVIFTALPVIIVGLLDKDVSASLSKKYPQLYKEGIDDAFFNWKVVGTLACFSVYQSVIVYNFAIASSTTGLNSDGKVLGLWDISTAAFTCLVITVNLRLLMMCNTVTRWHSISIGGSILAWFLFIFIYSLVFVDKGTYFTIYLLMSTPYFYVIAVLVPIVALLCDFLYQGAQRWFYPYDYQIVQEIHRHEPEPIGAGLLEVGNQLTPEEERRYAFALLPRERSRHTGFAFDSPGYESFFATQQGVTAPQKPWDVIRRASMKPKTRSPRASKS; encoded by the exons ATGACGACGGGGGGAGGGAGAGAGTCGTCGTCTTCGCCGCTGGTTGTTGATAGGAGCATCTCGTCAAACACCATACGACTTGGTCGTGTTCAACCACAAGCGCCTGGTCATCGCACCGTTTTCTGCAACGATCGTGAAGCCAATCACCTCGCCAAATTCAAG GGAAATGGTGTATCAACAACAAAGTACAATGTTGCTACCTTTTTACCAAAGGGGCTCTATGAGCAG TTTAGGAGGGTGGCTAACCTATACTTTCTTACGATCTCTTGTTTATCATTTACACCTGTCAG TCCTGTTAGTCCAATTACAAATGTGATCCCGCTAAGTCTTGTGCTTTTTGTCTCTCTTGTCAAGGAAGCTTTTGAGGACTGG AAGCGTCTCCAAAATGATATGACAATAAACAATTCTTCTATTGAGGTGCTGCAAGAACAAAGGTGGGAAACCATTCCTTGGAAGAAGCTGCAGGTTGGGGATGTTGTTAGA GTGCGGCAGGACGGGTTTTTTCCAGCTGATTTGCTACTCCTTGCAAGTACAAACCCTGATGGTGTTTGCTATACCGAG ACTGCAAATCTGGATGGTGAAACAAACCTTAAAATTAGGAAAGCTTTGGAGAAGACATGGGATTACGTCGCTCCTGAGAAAGCCTCAGAGTTTAAAg gtgaaatacAATGTGAACAACCGAACAATTCCCTCTATACATTTACCGGAAATTTGATACTCCAAAAGCAAACTTTACCCCTTGGTCCAAATCAAATTTTGTTGCGA GGCTGCAGTTTACGTAACACAGAGTACATTGTTGGGACTGTAATATTTACTGGACATGAGACTAAg GTAATGATGAATGCCATGAATGTTCCTTCAAAACGAAGTACGCTAGAGCGGAAACTTGACAAAGTAATAGCCACGCTTTTTGGTGTTCTTCTCTCCTTGTGTTTGATTGGGGCCATTGGCAG TGCTGTATTCGTAAATAACAAATATCACTACTTGGAGCTCTGGATTAATGGGGACTCTCAACAGTTCAATCCTAGCAACAGATTTGTG GTTTTTGTTCTTAGTATCTTTACCCTCATCACTCTGTATTCACCGATCATTCCAATATCTCTTTATGTTTCTATTGAG ATGATCAAATTCATCCAGTCAACTAAGTTTATAAACAATGACTTACGCATGTATCATAGTGAGACCAATACCCCTGCATTAGCACGCACATCAAATCTGAACGAGGAACTTGGCCAG GTGGAGTATATTTTCTCTGATAAAACTGGAACTCTGACCAGAAATTTGATGGAGTTCTTTAAATGTTCAATTGGTGGAGAAATGTATGGAACTGGTGTGACTGAAATAGAAATGGGAGCTGCAAGGAGGAATGGTGTTAATGTTAGGGAG TTGCAGAAACCGTCTCGTACAGCACGTGAAAAGggttttaattttgatgatcCCAGGCTTATGCTTGGTGCTTGGAGGAATGAACCTAATCCGGATATGTGCAAG GAATTTTTCAGATGCCTTGCTATATGCCATACCGTACTCCCCGAAGGTGAAGAGTCCCCAGAAAAACTTCGATATCAAGCTGCATCTCCAGATGAGGCTGCATTAGTTACAGCAGCAAAGAACTTTGGCTTCTTCTTCTACAG GCGTACACCTACTACGATCTATGTGCGTGAATCACATGTTGAAAAAATGGGGAAAGTTCAAGATGTGAAATAtgaaattttgaatgttcttgaGTTTAATAG TACAAGGAAACGTCAGTCTGTTGTATGTCGTTACCCAGATGGAAGGCTTGTACTATATTGCAAG GGAGCTGATACTGTAATTTATGAGAGATTGGCCAGCGGAAATGATGATTTAAAGAAAACTAGCAGGGAGCAGTTGGAGCAATATGGAGAAGCTGGATTGAGAACTCTTTGTTTGGCCTACAGGGATCTAAGTCCAGACATGTATGAAAGTTGGAACGAGAAATATATTCAGTCAAAATCTTCTTTACGTGACCGTGAAAGAAAAATGGACGAG GTGGCAGAACTCATAGAGAAGGAATTGACTTTGATCGGATGCACCGCTATAGAAGACAAGCTTCAAGAAGGGGTACCGTCCTGCATAGAAACACTTGCTAGAGCTGGAATCAAGATTTGGGTGCTTACAGGGGACAAATTGGAAACTGCAATAAATATCGCTTATG CTTGCAAGTTAATTAACAATGACATGAAACAGTTTGTTATCAGTTCAGAAACTGATGCGATCAGAGAGGTTGAAAGCAGA GGTGACCAAGTGGAAATTGCCCAGTTTTTAAGAGAAACGGTGAAAAATGAGCTTCACAAGTGCCATCAAGAAGCACAAAGTATCATTCATGGCTCAACTGGACAGAAGTTGTCCCTTCTGATAGATGGGAAGTGTTTGATGTATGCTTTAGACCCAAGTTTGCGGTCTACATTGCTTAGTTTGAGCTTAAGTTGCAATTCAGTGGTCTGCTGCCGTGTTTCTCCTTTACAGAAAGCACAG GTTACAAGACTGGTGAGAAAAGGTGCGAATAAGATAACTCTAAGTATTGGTGATGGTGCTAATGATGTCGGCATGATTCAAGCAGCTCATGTTGGAGTTGGAATAAGTGGTCTGGAAGGGATGCAGGCGGTGATGGCCAGCGATTTTGCTATTGCTCAGTTCCGATTTCTAACAGATCTACTCCTTGTGCATGGACGATGGTCATATATGAGACTATGCAAG GTTGTTTCATACTTCTTTTACAAGAACCTTACGTTCACTTTGACTCAATTTTGGTACACTTTCCAAACTGGCTACTCTGGTCAACGGTTTTATGATGATTGGTTCCAATCTCTGTATAATGTTATTTTCACTGCCCTGCCTGTTATCATTGTTGGACTGCTTGACAAG GACGTGAGTGCATCACTTTCAAAGAAGTATCCACAGTTATATAAAGAGGGAATAGACGATGCCTTCTTTAATTGGAAAGTTGTGGGTACTTTAGCTTGCTTTTCAGTTTATCAATCGGTTATTGTATATAACTTTGCGATCGCTTCCAGTACGACTGGTTTAAACTCAGATGGAAAGGTATTAGGGCTGTGGGATATTAGCACGGCGGCATTCACATGTCTTGTGATAACTGTCAATTTGCGTCTTCTTATGATGTGCAACACAGTTACAAGGTGGCACAGTATAAGTATTGGAGGCAGCATTCTAGCATGGTTCTTGTTCATCTTCATTTACTCTCTTGTTTTTGTAGATAAG GGGACTTATTTCACCATATACTTACTAATGAGCACCCCGTACTTCTATGTGATAGCCGTTCTTGTTCCCATTGTTGCACTTCTGTGTGACTTTTTATACCAGGG GGCTCAGAGATGGTTCTACCCATATGATTACCAAATTGTTCAGGAAATCCACAGACACGAGCCAGAGCCCATTGGTGCAGGATTACTGGAGGTTGGGAACCAGCTGACccctgaagaggaaaggaggtATGCCTTTGCACTACTCCCAAGGGAACGGTCAAGACATACGGGTTTCGCTTTTGACTCGCCTGGGTATGAGTCGTTTTTCGCTACACAGCAGGGAGTTACTGCACCTCAGAAGCCTTGGGATGTCATTCGACGAGCCAGCATGAAACCGAAAACTAGGTCACCTCGAGCCAGTAAGTCATAG